One Candidatus Nanoarchaeia archaeon DNA segment encodes these proteins:
- a CDS encoding translation initiation factor IF-2 subunit beta, translated as MEYQEMLARARKRMPESVLEKARFEVMKVRGHFQGNKTCIANFYQIASSFNREPQHLFKYILRELATPGELRKPEALIGAKIGASRINEKIWKYANEFVLCRDCGKPDTKLTNDSHGASLKCMACGAKHPVKGV; from the coding sequence ATGGAATACCAGGAGATGCTTGCCAGGGCCAGAAAACGGATGCCCGAATCTGTGCTGGAGAAGGCCAGATTTGAGGTTATGAAGGTGAGAGGGCATTTTCAGGGCAACAAGACCTGCATCGCCAACTTCTACCAGATTGCGTCGAGCTTTAATAGGGAGCCGCAGCACCTGTTCAAGTATATCCTCAGGGAGCTTGCAACACCAGGAGAGCTCAGAAAGCCTGAAGCCTTGATTGGGGCAAAGATTGGCGCTTCGCGCATCAATGAAAAAATCTGGAAGTATGCAAATGAGTTTGTACTTTGCCGCGACTGCGGGAAGCCCGATACTAAATTGACGAATGACAGCCATGGCGCTTCATTGAAATGCATGGCGTGCGGGGCTAAGCATCCGGTTAAGGGAGTTTAG
- a CDS encoding TATA-box-binding protein yields the protein MKKVKKDKREIKVVNIVVSTSLEHAIPLEKMAATLSNTEYNPEQFPGLVIRIKEPKTSALIFSSGKVVCTGGRTMAEVKESIQQIIKSLEKIKVKITVTPQINIQNIVASGSVGMDLNLNVLAMRLENTEYEPEQFPGLVYKLRAAKATFLLFSNGKVVCTGTKSEKEVNQALDMLITNLKKVKKK from the coding sequence ATGAAGAAAGTCAAGAAAGACAAGCGGGAGATAAAAGTTGTCAATATTGTGGTTTCCACGTCGTTGGAGCACGCCATCCCGCTGGAAAAGATGGCAGCAACGCTTTCAAATACTGAATATAACCCCGAGCAGTTCCCCGGCCTCGTCATCAGGATCAAGGAGCCGAAGACATCAGCTCTCATCTTCTCCTCCGGAAAAGTGGTCTGCACAGGGGGCAGGACCATGGCAGAGGTCAAGGAATCTATCCAGCAGATTATCAAAAGCCTCGAAAAGATCAAGGTGAAGATCACAGTCACCCCCCAGATCAATATCCAGAATATTGTCGCTTCAGGCAGTGTTGGAATGGACCTAAACCTAAATGTCCTTGCAATGAGGCTTGAGAACACGGAATATGAGCCCGAGCAGTTCCCCGGGCTTGTCTACAAGCTCCGTGCAGCAAAAGCGACATTCCTCCTTTTTTCCAATGGAAAAGTGGTCTGCACAGGCACAAAATCAGAAAAAGAGGTCAACCAGGCGCTGGATATGCTGATCACAAACCTGAAAAAAGTGAAGAAAAAGTAA
- a CDS encoding minichromosome maintenance protein MCM: MDSTELIQRIQDFLETHYYSELLTNVQKGKTSLTVDFELLAKDDPEVADLALDQPEEILKGTEVVIKNIDLDSSKCTIRFSNLPKTQQTLIKDIRSNHINKLLSIKGIVRQKSDVRPQITSAKFECPSCGNILHIIQADAAFKEPSRCGCGRKGKFIQISKELVDAQNIVLEEDPEDLDGGSQPKRMKVFLKDDLVSPLSERNTAPGAKINIVGIIKEIPITLRTGGKSTRFDLLIDANSIQAIEETFSELIISPEEEQKIKELGKDPQLRQKLVGSIAPSIYGYEQIKEAVLLQLFGGTHKQRRDGSTTRGDMHILLVGDPGSGKSQILKRINVVAPKARYVSGKGVSAAGLTAAVVRDEFLQGWSLEAGAMVLASNGICLIDELDKMSTEDSAAMHEALENQTVSISKANIQATLIARTTVLAAANPKFGRFDPFEILAKQINLPPALLNRFDLIFPIKDLPEETKDTQLAKHILSLHQDPDQFTAELSTNFLKKYIAYAKQHIHPRLTTEAMTEMQRYFVEIRNKGGVEEGVLRAIPISARQLDALVRLSEAAARMRLSNTVEVQDSQKAIELLEYSLRQVGLDPETGKIDIDRIATGISTSQRSLTRVIKDIIIGLEGKGSSAIPFEDIIEAAKEKNITKEKVEEVIEMLRRSGDVFEPRRGFLQRM; this comes from the coding sequence ATGGACAGCACAGAACTTATCCAAAGGATCCAGGATTTTCTTGAAACCCATTACTATAGCGAGCTGCTTACGAACGTCCAGAAGGGCAAGACATCCCTTACTGTTGATTTTGAGCTTCTTGCCAAAGATGACCCTGAAGTGGCAGATCTGGCCTTGGACCAGCCTGAGGAGATCCTGAAAGGGACAGAAGTCGTCATAAAGAACATAGATCTCGACTCCTCTAAATGCACCATCCGCTTCTCGAACCTCCCCAAGACCCAGCAGACACTTATCAAAGATATCCGCTCCAACCACATCAACAAGCTTCTCAGCATCAAGGGGATTGTGCGCCAAAAATCAGATGTGCGGCCTCAAATCACCTCAGCGAAGTTTGAATGCCCAAGCTGCGGCAATATCCTCCATATCATCCAGGCAGACGCAGCCTTCAAGGAGCCGAGCAGGTGCGGCTGCGGCAGGAAAGGCAAGTTCATCCAAATCAGCAAAGAGCTTGTGGACGCGCAGAATATTGTCTTGGAGGAGGATCCTGAAGATCTTGATGGGGGATCCCAGCCAAAGCGGATGAAGGTCTTCCTGAAGGACGACCTCGTCTCTCCGCTCTCTGAGAGAAACACAGCTCCCGGTGCAAAGATAAATATTGTTGGCATCATAAAGGAAATCCCGATCACGCTCCGGACCGGAGGGAAATCAACGCGTTTTGACCTCCTGATAGATGCCAACAGCATCCAGGCGATCGAAGAAACATTTTCTGAGCTCATCATCTCTCCCGAAGAAGAGCAGAAGATCAAGGAGCTTGGCAAAGACCCGCAGCTGAGGCAGAAGCTGGTAGGGTCGATAGCTCCATCGATCTACGGCTACGAGCAGATCAAGGAAGCAGTCCTGCTCCAGCTTTTTGGAGGAACGCATAAGCAGCGCAGGGACGGCTCGACTACGAGAGGAGATATGCATATTCTGCTTGTAGGAGACCCAGGCTCAGGAAAGTCTCAGATCTTAAAGAGGATCAATGTTGTTGCGCCCAAGGCGCGCTATGTCTCGGGGAAAGGGGTCAGTGCAGCAGGCCTCACAGCAGCAGTTGTGAGGGACGAATTTTTGCAGGGCTGGAGCCTTGAAGCAGGCGCCATGGTTCTGGCATCCAATGGAATCTGCCTGATCGACGAGCTTGACAAGATGAGCACCGAAGACAGCGCAGCAATGCACGAAGCCCTTGAAAACCAGACAGTTTCGATCTCCAAGGCAAACATCCAGGCAACGCTGATCGCGAGAACGACAGTCCTGGCAGCTGCAAATCCAAAGTTCGGCCGTTTTGACCCATTTGAAATCCTTGCAAAGCAGATCAACCTTCCTCCTGCCCTCCTCAATAGGTTTGACCTCATCTTCCCGATTAAAGACCTTCCTGAAGAGACCAAGGACACCCAGCTTGCAAAGCACATCCTCAGCCTCCACCAGGATCCAGACCAGTTTACAGCAGAACTCTCAACGAATTTTCTTAAAAAGTACATTGCATATGCAAAACAGCACATCCATCCAAGGCTGACAACAGAGGCAATGACAGAGATGCAGCGCTATTTTGTTGAAATCAGAAATAAGGGAGGGGTAGAGGAAGGCGTGCTGCGCGCAATCCCGATTTCAGCCAGGCAGCTCGACGCCTTAGTCCGCCTCTCAGAAGCCGCAGCCCGGATGAGGCTTTCCAACACAGTTGAAGTCCAAGATTCCCAAAAAGCCATAGAACTCCTGGAGTACAGCCTCCGGCAGGTTGGCCTAGACCCAGAGACAGGAAAGATTGATATTGACCGCATTGCCACAGGCATCTCAACCTCCCAGCGCTCCTTAACAAGAGTAATCAAAGATATTATCATTGGACTGGAAGGCAAGGGCTCTTCAGCCATCCCGTTTGAAGACATTATTGAAGCAGCAAAGGAAAAAAACATCACCAAAGAGAAGGTTGAGGAAGTCATTGAGATGCTCCGCCGCTCTGGCGATGTCTTCGAGCCTCGCAGGGGCTTTCTCCAGAGGATGTGA